GAAGCGCCTCTTCGCCATGAGCAAGCGGATTGCCGGCAAGAGCCAGCTCGATGACGTGACGAGCATCGTCCTCGAATTCGAGGGCGGCCCCCTCGGCTACATCGGCTCGACCTATGTCATTCCGAAAATCTGCACGACGACGGCCTTCGGCACCCAGCTCAACGCCTGGTCCGAAGAGGACGGCGCGCGGTTCTTCATCCAGAAGCCCGATCAGATGGTGCGGCAGGAAATCCCCTGCCAGGCGGGCGATTCGCTGGCCGAGGAGATCACCGAGTTCGCGGGCTGCATCCGCGGAACGGCGAAGCCCGAGACGGGCGGCCCCGAGAGCCTGGAAGTGGTGGCCGTGCTCGAGGCCGTGGTCGAGAGCGCCCGGACGAATCAGGCAGTCGAGATCAGCAAGTACCGTTAATTTTCCGTCCCCGTGGCGGATTCTGTGCGGAGGAAGCGCATGCCGCAGATGCGATATGTCGGCACCTCGCCGACGAAAGAAGACGCCCTCGCCAAGGCGCTGGGCGAGACCCTCTACAGCGACGATCGCCGGCTTCCGGGCGAGGTCTTCGTCCAGGTCATCCGGGCCCGGATGGCGCCCGCGCGCGTCAAGAAGATAGACCCCCGGGCTGCGCTCGCCATCCCCGGCGTGCTGTGCGTCCTCACGGCGAAGGATATCCCCGGCGCGAACGAGGGCCGCTACCCGAATTATCCCGTTCTCGTCGAGGAAACCGTGAGCGGCATCGGCGATGCCATCGCCATCGTCGGCGCCGAGACGCGCGATCTCGCCCGCGAGGCGGCCGAGAAGGTGCGCGTCCTCTACGAGCCGCTCCCCGGCGCCTATGACTTCCTCGCGCCCGAGGGCGAGGTGCTCTGCGACTGGAAGACCGAGAAGGGCGATGTGGAGGCCGGCTTCCGGGCGGCGGATTTCATCGCCGAGAACGCCTACTTCTCCGCCTGCCTCGATCACGCCTTCATCGAGCCCGAGGGCGGCCTCGCCTGGATGGACGAGCGCGGGGTGATGAACATCTGCGTGCCGACCCAGGCCATCGAGAACGCCCAGAAGGTGGCCCACACCCTGGCCCTCCCCGAGAGCCGGGTGCGGCTCATCTGCCCGATGGTGGGCGGCGCCTTCGGCGGAAAAGAACACCCCCTCCTGGGCGATTTCCTCGCGCTGGCCGCCCTGCGCACCGGAAGGCCCGCGCGCATGGCCTACACCCGCGAGGAAACCATCCGCACCGGCAGCAAGAAGCACCCCTTCCAGATGCACTACCGCACGGGTGCGACGAAGGACGGCAAGCTCACCGCCGTCGAGGTCGACATCATCGCGGACTCGGGCTCCTACCCGACGATGAGCCGGGGGCTCGTCCTCGGCGGGCTCTGCATCAGCGGCGGGCCCTACGAGATCCCCAACGCCCGGGGGCGCGCCCGCGCCGTCGCGACGAACAACCCCTTCACCGAGGCCATGCGCGGGGTGGGGGCGAACCAGGTCTGCTTCGCCTATGAGTCCCAGATGGACGAGGTGGCGGCCGGCATCGGGATGGACCCGGCCGCGTTCAGAAGGCGCAACTTCATCCAGAAGGGCGGCACCCTGATGCAGAAGCAAAAGGTGCCGACGAAGGTGATCCTCCCCGAGATCATGGACAAGGTCGAGGCCTCGATGAAGCGGAACGCGCGCCCGAAGAAGGCGGGTCCCTGGCGGCGCGGGGTCGGCTACGCGGCGAACCTCGCGGGCTACGGAAGGCCCCGCAACGAGGGCGAGGCCTATCTCTCGATTCAGGATGACGGGAGCGTGAGCCTGCGCGCGGGCGCGACCGATGTCGGCGCGGGCCAGACCCAGACCTACCGCCAGATCGCCGCCGAGGCCCTCGGCCTTTCGCTGGAGAGCGTGACCGCCGTCATGTCGGACTCGGAGATCACCCCCTTCTGCGGCATCACGGCGGGAAGCCGCCAGACCCTCATCTCGGGCGGGGCCACCTACCGCGCGGGGATCGCGCTGCGCGGAAGACTGC
This genomic window from bacterium contains:
- a CDS encoding xanthine dehydrogenase family protein molybdopterin-binding subunit, producing MPQMRYVGTSPTKEDALAKALGETLYSDDRRLPGEVFVQVIRARMAPARVKKIDPRAALAIPGVLCVLTAKDIPGANEGRYPNYPVLVEETVSGIGDAIAIVGAETRDLAREAAEKVRVLYEPLPGAYDFLAPEGEVLCDWKTEKGDVEAGFRAADFIAENAYFSACLDHAFIEPEGGLAWMDERGVMNICVPTQAIENAQKVAHTLALPESRVRLICPMVGGAFGGKEHPLLGDFLALAALRTGRPARMAYTREETIRTGSKKHPFQMHYRTGATKDGKLTAVEVDIIADSGSYPTMSRGLVLGGLCISGGPYEIPNARGRARAVATNNPFTEAMRGVGANQVCFAYESQMDEVAAGIGMDPAAFRRRNFIQKGGTLMQKQKVPTKVILPEIMDKVEASMKRNARPKKAGPWRRGVGYAANLAGYGRPRNEGEAYLSIQDDGSVSLRAGATDVGAGQTQTYRQIAAEALGLSLESVTAVMSDSEITPFCGITAGSRQTLISGGATYRAGIALRGRLLQGAAELFEAAVDDLEIEGGKIFVRAAKDRSVTVPEAVKKCKQMGLVLHDTGKMILGKHEYEGNEQYGDAGGWMDYTFGVHAAEAEVNIETGEIRLLDYRAAHDVGQAINRQHVEGQFEGGAMMGIGHALMEEIITKDGVPLTDHFEGYIIPTAMETPAWEDIIAESGEGFGPYGAKGIGEPPCAAAAAAVANAVSNAIGARITRIPITPDHVMEVLGKIKR